One stretch of Leptospira mtsangambouensis DNA includes these proteins:
- a CDS encoding TerB family tellurite resistance protein, translating into MAKKIVQNLKQVKGNKKNHPESIQSTLDIESDLHIEYAKVLLSLWSYACHADGQFKKKEGEIVGELVNVLFEPDCLLSGFQTQKKQVLDILSKTFENPLPMKTITKVVSDNDEYALNFFEDAVCIVASDGSLNKEEIRFLEDLAAELKISHMDKVRVEKKYLS; encoded by the coding sequence ATGGCAAAGAAAATCGTTCAAAATTTGAAACAAGTCAAAGGGAACAAAAAGAATCATCCGGAATCCATCCAATCGACTCTGGACATTGAAAGTGACCTTCATATTGAATATGCCAAAGTCCTTCTTAGTTTGTGGTCCTATGCCTGCCATGCCGACGGGCAATTCAAAAAGAAAGAAGGCGAAATTGTGGGAGAACTTGTAAACGTACTATTTGAACCCGATTGTCTTTTAAGTGGATTCCAAACTCAAAAAAAACAAGTTTTAGACATCTTATCAAAAACTTTTGAAAACCCACTGCCAATGAAAACCATAACCAAAGTTGTTTCCGACAATGACGAGTATGCTTTGAATTTTTTTGAAGATGCCGTCTGTATTGTTGCTTCCGACGGTTCTCTCAATAAGGAAGAAATTCGATTTTTGGAAGATTTAGCCGCTGAACTAAAGATCAGTCATATGGACAAAGTGAGAGTCGAAAAAAAATATCTAAGTTAA